The following are encoded in a window of Rhizobium sp. WYJ-E13 genomic DNA:
- a CDS encoding VOC family protein, with product MSANNAMTPQIQGIYETHLTVADLRTSISFYRDILGLELAAEFPERRIAFFWVNGKKNAMLGLWETGTGPLKMRLHMAFRLSQEEMMRAPALLIDKGLKLHGFHGEPITEAIVIGWMPALSLYFHDPDGHSIEFLHVLDEEPDAAFGMRSYAEWKARG from the coding sequence ATGTCTGCCAATAACGCCATGACGCCGCAAATCCAGGGCATCTACGAAACCCATCTCACCGTCGCCGACCTCAGGACTTCCATATCCTTCTACCGCGATATTCTGGGCCTGGAGCTCGCCGCGGAATTTCCCGAGCGCCGTATTGCCTTCTTCTGGGTGAACGGCAAGAAGAACGCCATGCTCGGCCTCTGGGAAACCGGTACCGGTCCCTTGAAGATGCGCCTGCACATGGCCTTCCGCCTGTCGCAGGAGGAAATGATGCGGGCGCCGGCGCTGCTGATCGACAAGGGCCTGAAGCTGCATGGCTTTCACGGCGAGCCGATCACCGAAGCGATCGTCATCGGCTGGATGCCGGCGCTGTCGCTTTACTTCCACGACCCTGACGGACATTCGATCGAATTCCTGCACGTGCTCGACGAAGAACCGGATGCTGCGTTTGGCATGCGATCCTATGCCGAGTGGAAGGCGCGCGGATAG
- a CDS encoding sugar phosphate isomerase/epimerase, producing MKTIKGPGLFLGQFAGDAAPFNSWDAITKWAADTGYKGVQVPTWASQLIDLKKAATSKDYCDEFAGKARENGVEVTELSTHLQGQLVAVHPAYDEAFDGFAAPEVRGNPKARQEWAVQQVKYALTASKNLDLKAHATFSGALAWPFIYPWPQRPAGLVETAFDELARRWKPILDHADENGVDVCYEIHPGEDLHDGITYEMFLERVGNHPRANMLYDPSHYVLQCLDYLDNIDIYKDRIKMFHVKDAEFNPTGRQGVYGGYQGWVERAGRFRSLGDGQVDFGAVFSKMTANNFDGWAVVEWECALKHPEDGAREGAEFVKAHIIRVTEKAFDDFAAGGTDQAANRRMLGLS from the coding sequence ATGAAGACGATCAAAGGACCCGGCTTGTTCCTCGGGCAGTTCGCGGGCGACGCAGCACCTTTCAATTCCTGGGACGCGATCACCAAATGGGCGGCCGATACCGGCTACAAGGGCGTGCAGGTTCCGACCTGGGCAAGCCAGCTCATCGACCTCAAAAAGGCGGCGACGTCAAAGGATTACTGCGATGAATTCGCGGGTAAGGCGCGTGAAAACGGCGTCGAGGTCACCGAGCTTTCCACCCACCTGCAGGGCCAGCTCGTTGCCGTTCATCCGGCCTATGACGAAGCCTTCGACGGTTTTGCGGCGCCCGAAGTGCGTGGCAATCCGAAGGCGCGACAGGAATGGGCCGTGCAGCAGGTCAAGTATGCGCTGACCGCTTCCAAGAACCTCGACCTGAAGGCGCATGCGACCTTCTCCGGTGCGCTCGCCTGGCCTTTCATCTATCCGTGGCCGCAGCGTCCTGCCGGTCTCGTCGAGACCGCCTTCGACGAGCTTGCTCGTCGCTGGAAGCCGATCCTGGACCACGCAGACGAAAACGGCGTCGACGTCTGCTATGAAATCCATCCGGGCGAAGACCTGCACGACGGCATCACCTACGAGATGTTCCTGGAGCGTGTCGGCAATCATCCGCGCGCCAACATGCTCTACGATCCGTCGCACTACGTCCTGCAGTGCCTCGATTATCTCGATAACATCGACATCTACAAAGACCGGATCAAGATGTTCCACGTCAAGGATGCGGAGTTCAATCCGACCGGACGCCAGGGCGTCTACGGCGGTTACCAGGGCTGGGTCGAACGCGCCGGCCGCTTCCGTTCGCTGGGCGACGGCCAGGTCGATTTTGGCGCCGTCTTCTCCAAGATGACTGCCAACAACTTCGACGGTTGGGCCGTGGTCGAATGGGAATGCGCACTGAAGCATCCGGAAGATGGCGCGCGTGAAGGCGCCGAATTCGTCAAGGCGCATATTATCCGCGTGACCGAGAAGGCCTTCGACGACTTCGCGGCCGGCGGAACCGATCAGGCCGCAAACCGGCGCATGCTCGGTCTGTCGTAA
- a CDS encoding EAL domain-containing protein, with amino-acid sequence MPPVLRSRSNGSGLGRHTTVTGVLFSFAVIVAVVTVMVLTALERVSENANVLDEERSRETTIGALKTFENQLAATLDDYAAWDDAAANVYKPDGTPWTISNYGEMSVNSSLFDMAIVIDDEKKTVIAYQDGLPMQKPVSDFFTPSLWLLLDKVRAVDANGKPEATGFIRTEKGIAAVGIALVREKSGALNAPAGQHRYLIFARHLDDAKVSALGTTYVLNGLRLVPADSASAYSVEIADPARAVLGRLVWVSRSPGDIGYAQVRPMVIQALGLVGLFFVVLLIIGWLAGRRLKAEENSAREEALRDRLSGLSNRDGLSLAVDSFVAEARHTKRNVLLLYLDLDGFKEVNDSYGHGTGDQLIRAVAAGLDVLIPDGAVLARIGGDEFAIAFLSDAENAAALQLAEQILDFLAEPLEVGRRIVVVGASIGIAMSPLGSIDREELVRCADLAMYKAKEAGRARMTLYDPAMDTDRAQRNALELDLRMAIESGDLTLAYQPLVDAASHETNGVEALVRWNRPGHGPVSPEVFIPIAETSGLIESLGLFVLRKACETAKQWPELKISVNVSPGQFRNPAFTDYVRYVLKQTEIEASRVTLEITEGYMIQNPQRTRQSIERLKSLGVKVALDDFGSGFSSIGYLRQFGFDRIKIDRSLVTDITGNGQQREMLQATVALARALDIPVTAEGIETEEQAIALRLFGCDSLQGYFFGKPMAADQINELLRERREVQPQRRLAR; translated from the coding sequence TTGCCGCCAGTCTTGAGGTCTAGAAGCAACGGATCGGGTTTGGGCCGTCATACCACGGTTACTGGTGTGCTTTTTTCCTTTGCGGTCATTGTCGCCGTTGTCACCGTCATGGTGCTGACGGCGCTGGAACGTGTTTCCGAAAATGCCAATGTGCTCGACGAAGAGCGTTCGCGCGAAACCACGATCGGTGCACTCAAGACCTTCGAAAATCAGCTTGCCGCCACGCTCGACGATTATGCCGCCTGGGATGACGCGGCTGCCAATGTCTACAAGCCGGATGGCACGCCATGGACGATCAGCAATTACGGTGAGATGTCCGTCAACAGCTCTCTCTTCGACATGGCTATCGTCATCGACGACGAGAAGAAGACCGTCATCGCCTATCAGGACGGCCTGCCCATGCAAAAGCCGGTCAGCGATTTCTTTACCCCGTCCCTCTGGCTGCTTTTGGATAAGGTTCGTGCAGTTGACGCCAACGGCAAGCCGGAGGCGACCGGCTTCATCAGGACCGAAAAGGGTATCGCGGCTGTCGGCATCGCGCTTGTGCGCGAGAAGTCCGGTGCGTTGAACGCACCTGCCGGTCAGCATCGCTATCTGATTTTCGCTCGGCATCTCGATGATGCCAAGGTATCTGCTCTCGGCACTACTTATGTGCTGAACGGGTTGCGGCTCGTGCCTGCGGATTCTGCTTCGGCCTATTCCGTCGAGATCGCAGACCCCGCTCGTGCGGTTCTTGGCAGGCTTGTCTGGGTGTCGCGTTCGCCTGGCGATATCGGCTATGCGCAGGTCCGGCCCATGGTCATTCAGGCGCTTGGTCTTGTCGGCCTGTTCTTCGTCGTCCTGCTCATCATCGGCTGGCTGGCCGGGCGGCGCCTGAAGGCGGAGGAAAACAGTGCGCGTGAAGAAGCACTTCGCGATCGCCTGAGTGGTCTTTCCAACCGCGATGGCTTGAGCCTTGCGGTGGACAGTTTCGTCGCGGAAGCGCGGCACACGAAGCGGAATGTCCTGCTGCTCTATCTCGATCTCGACGGGTTCAAGGAAGTCAACGACAGCTATGGCCACGGCACCGGTGATCAGCTGATCCGCGCTGTTGCGGCGGGACTGGATGTGCTGATCCCCGATGGTGCCGTACTCGCGCGCATCGGCGGCGACGAATTCGCAATCGCTTTCCTTTCGGATGCGGAAAATGCCGCCGCACTTCAGCTTGCGGAGCAGATCCTCGATTTCCTCGCCGAACCCCTGGAGGTCGGTCGGCGGATCGTCGTGGTCGGCGCCAGCATCGGCATCGCCATGTCGCCGCTCGGCTCGATCGACCGCGAAGAACTGGTGCGCTGCGCCGATCTCGCCATGTACAAGGCAAAAGAAGCCGGTCGCGCCCGCATGACGCTCTACGATCCGGCCATGGATACCGATCGCGCGCAGCGCAATGCGCTGGAGCTCGATCTGCGCATGGCGATCGAAAGCGGCGATCTCACCCTTGCCTATCAGCCGCTCGTCGACGCAGCGTCTCATGAGACGAATGGCGTGGAGGCACTGGTACGCTGGAATCGGCCTGGCCACGGTCCGGTTTCGCCAGAGGTTTTCATTCCGATCGCAGAGACCAGCGGGCTCATCGAATCCCTCGGGCTATTCGTGCTGCGCAAGGCCTGCGAAACGGCAAAACAGTGGCCGGAGCTGAAGATCTCGGTCAACGTTTCACCGGGCCAGTTCCGCAATCCGGCCTTCACCGATTATGTTCGCTATGTGCTGAAGCAGACTGAGATCGAGGCGAGCCGCGTCACGCTGGAGATCACCGAAGGCTACATGATCCAGAACCCGCAGCGTACGCGCCAGTCGATCGAGCGATTGAAGTCGCTCGGCGTCAAGGTGGCGCTCGACGACTTCGGCTCCGGCTTCTCTTCGATCGGCTACCTGCGGCAATTCGGCTTCGACCGCATCAAGATCGACCGTTCGCTGGTGACCGACATCACCGGCAACGGCCAGCAGCGGGAAATGCTGCAGGCGACGGTCGCACTTGCTCGCGCGCTGGATATTCCCGTCACCGCCGAAGGCATCGAGACGGAGGAGCAGGCGATCGCGCTTCGCCTCTTTGGTTGCGACAGCCTGCAAGGCTATTTCTTCGGCAAGCCGATGGCTGCCGACCAGATCAACGAGCTGTTGCGGGAACGCCGCGAGGTTCAGCCGCAGCGCCGCCTTGCCCGTTAA
- a CDS encoding DoxX family protein, whose amino-acid sequence MLSSIHLLQPHLLSLLRIVSSLVLFSYGTQKILLFPTAASVPPVGSLSWVAGLIELTLGFLVLIGFQTRIAAFVLSGLMAFAYFIGHASKSFFPAQNGGVAAILFCFVFLYLVAAGAGPFSVDNLLKRGRTTVAA is encoded by the coding sequence ATGCTCTCCTCGATCCATCTGCTGCAGCCGCATCTCCTGAGCCTGCTGCGCATCGTCTCGTCCCTCGTGCTTTTCAGCTACGGAACGCAGAAGATCCTGCTTTTCCCGACTGCGGCAAGCGTGCCGCCCGTCGGCTCGCTGTCCTGGGTTGCCGGCCTCATCGAACTCACGCTCGGCTTTCTGGTGCTGATCGGTTTCCAGACTCGCATCGCAGCCTTCGTGCTTTCCGGCTTGATGGCCTTTGCCTATTTCATCGGCCATGCATCGAAGAGCTTCTTCCCGGCGCAGAACGGCGGTGTTGCCGCAATCCTGTTCTGCTTCGTCTTCCTTTATCTGGTCGCCGCCGGCGCCGGCCCCTTCAGCGTCGATAACCTGCTGAAACGCGGCCGCACCACGGTTGCCGCCTGA
- a CDS encoding rhodanese-related sulfurtransferase — translation MTDNATQTSPFLVAALYHFVSLPRFESLQAPLQALCEENGVKGTLLLAHEGINGTIAGPDAGIHAVLSFLRAQPEFTALEHKESRASKMPFLRMKVKLKKEIVTMGVENIDPNKVVGTYVDPSDWNALISDPDTIVIDTRNDYETAIGIFRGAVDPKTKTFREFPNWVRNNPGLHNKPKIAMYCTGGIRCEKATAFMKEQGFDEVYHLKGGILKYLEEVPQEESLWDGACFVFDERVSVEHGLKEGEHKLCHACRNPIMAEELTSTYYEEGVSCSNCYHTRSEEDRLRYRQRQHQIALAKKRGQKHIGT, via the coding sequence ATGACCGACAATGCGACCCAAACAAGCCCCTTCCTGGTGGCGGCGCTCTATCATTTTGTATCCCTGCCGCGCTTCGAGAGCCTGCAGGCGCCGTTGCAGGCCCTATGCGAGGAGAATGGCGTGAAGGGCACGCTTCTGCTTGCCCATGAGGGTATCAATGGCACGATTGCGGGACCGGATGCCGGCATCCATGCCGTCCTTTCCTTCCTGCGCGCCCAGCCGGAATTTACTGCCTTGGAGCATAAGGAAAGCCGTGCTTCCAAAATGCCGTTCCTGCGTATGAAGGTGAAGCTGAAGAAAGAAATCGTCACGATGGGCGTCGAGAACATCGATCCCAACAAGGTGGTCGGAACCTATGTCGATCCCAGTGACTGGAATGCGCTGATCTCGGATCCCGACACGATCGTCATCGACACCCGCAACGACTACGAGACGGCGATTGGCATCTTCCGCGGCGCGGTCGATCCGAAGACCAAGACTTTCCGCGAGTTTCCGAATTGGGTTCGCAACAATCCCGGTCTGCACAACAAGCCGAAGATCGCCATGTACTGTACCGGCGGCATCCGCTGCGAGAAGGCGACGGCCTTCATGAAGGAACAGGGCTTCGATGAGGTCTATCACCTCAAGGGCGGCATCCTGAAATATCTGGAAGAAGTGCCACAAGAAGAAAGCCTGTGGGATGGCGCCTGCTTCGTTTTCGACGAGCGCGTTTCTGTCGAGCACGGACTGAAGGAAGGCGAGCACAAGCTCTGCCACGCCTGCCGCAACCCGATCATGGCAGAAGAGCTCACCTCGACCTACTACGAGGAAGGCGTTTCCTGCAGCAATTGTTACCATACGCGGAGCGAAGAAGACCGCCTGCGCTATCGTCAACGCCAGCACCAGATCGCGCTCGCCAAGAAGCGCGGCCAGAAGCATATCGGCACCTAA
- a CDS encoding MarR family winged helix-turn-helix transcriptional regulator — protein MKRTIEADLLTDIMLMVFRINGRLLDGGDRLGAPLNLTSARWQVLGAISLSSGNVTVPVIAEMMGMTRQGAQKQVNKLEEDGFIEKRANPRHQRSPFYGLTPQGAESYARITDLHTGWANRLADGLDASDLRTALSLLNSFDQRLALDATESEEQT, from the coding sequence TTGAAGCGCACGATCGAAGCGGACCTGCTGACGGACATTATGCTGATGGTCTTCCGAATCAATGGACGACTATTGGATGGCGGCGATCGGCTCGGTGCACCGCTGAACCTCACCAGCGCTCGCTGGCAGGTGCTTGGTGCGATCTCGCTGTCTTCCGGAAACGTCACCGTCCCGGTCATCGCCGAGATGATGGGCATGACGCGACAGGGCGCCCAGAAACAGGTGAACAAGCTGGAAGAGGACGGCTTCATCGAAAAACGAGCGAACCCGCGCCATCAGCGCTCGCCTTTTTATGGACTGACACCGCAAGGCGCGGAAAGCTATGCACGGATAACCGACTTGCATACCGGTTGGGCCAACAGACTTGCCGATGGGCTGGATGCATCGGATCTCCGCACCGCGCTCAGTCTCCTGAACAGTTTCGACCAACGGCTGGCGCTCGACGCCACGGAAAGCGAGGAGCAGACATGA
- a CDS encoding 2-dehydro-3-deoxy-phosphogluconate aldolase, translating into MGEKTEKLLSILKLQPVVPVLIVDDAKSAVLLARALVAGGLKAIEITMRTPAALDAVRAVAAEVEGAEVGAGTILNAAHWEAAVQAGSKFIVSPGTTQELLDAAADSPVPLLPGAATASEVMALREEGYQVLKFFPAEQAGGAAYLKALSSPLSGTLFCPTGGISLKNANDYLSLPNVICVGGSWVAPKELVAAGDWAGITKLASEAFALKG; encoded by the coding sequence ATGGGCGAGAAGACAGAGAAACTCCTTTCCATCCTGAAACTCCAGCCTGTCGTTCCGGTTCTTATCGTCGATGACGCCAAGTCGGCCGTGCTGCTTGCGCGCGCGCTTGTCGCCGGTGGTCTCAAGGCCATCGAAATCACCATGCGCACGCCGGCCGCTCTCGATGCCGTCCGCGCCGTTGCTGCTGAAGTGGAAGGCGCGGAAGTCGGCGCCGGCACGATCCTCAACGCTGCTCATTGGGAAGCCGCCGTGCAGGCAGGTTCCAAGTTCATCGTCAGCCCCGGTACGACCCAGGAGCTTCTGGATGCCGCCGCCGATTCTCCGGTGCCGCTGTTGCCGGGTGCAGCGACCGCAAGCGAGGTCATGGCGCTGCGCGAAGAAGGCTACCAGGTTCTGAAGTTCTTCCCGGCTGAGCAGGCCGGCGGTGCTGCCTATCTGAAGGCGCTGTCCTCGCCGCTGTCTGGCACGCTTTTCTGCCCGACCGGGGGCATCTCGCTGAAGAATGCCAATGACTATCTCTCTCTGCCGAACGTCATCTGCGTCGGCGGTTCGTGGGTCGCGCCGAAGGAATTGGTCGCGGCGGGCGACTGGGCAGGTATCACCAAGCTCGCTTCGGAAGCTTTCGCGCTGAAGGGCTGA
- a CDS encoding CYTH domain-containing protein, translating into MAKEIERKFLVRSDVWRSAVQSKSVLKQGYIASMDDRSVRVRISDEKTARLTLKIGRSTLTRDEFEYEIPVSDAEELLETAIGIVIEKTRYRVPHEGFVWEVDVFAGAHRGLIIAEVEMQAETDNPSLPAWIGREVTGDFRYSNQALATEFEHDRHGLSHTA; encoded by the coding sequence ATGGCGAAAGAGATCGAACGGAAGTTCCTCGTGCGCAGCGATGTTTGGCGCTCCGCAGTTCAGTCGAAATCGGTCCTGAAACAAGGCTATATCGCCTCGATGGACGACCGCTCGGTACGCGTCCGGATATCGGATGAAAAGACCGCGCGGTTAACGCTGAAAATCGGCCGGAGCACCCTTACCCGCGACGAATTCGAATATGAGATCCCCGTCTCTGACGCCGAGGAATTGCTGGAAACCGCCATCGGCATCGTCATCGAAAAGACGCGTTACCGCGTGCCCCACGAAGGTTTCGTCTGGGAAGTCGATGTCTTCGCCGGCGCCCATCGCGGTCTCATCATAGCCGAGGTCGAGATGCAGGCCGAGACTGACAATCCCTCCCTGCCGGCCTGGATCGGCCGGGAGGTAACAGGTGACTTCCGCTACTCCAATCAGGCACTTGCCACAGAATTCGAGCACGACAGGCATGGGCTATCGCATACGGCCTGA
- a CDS encoding CHAD domain-containing protein gives MGYRIRPEADFTDEFQSAAVEQLTRAITVLEKRPEGTHEAIHSFRKNMKRLRSLYRLVSHQAPDFQKRENARLRDTARSLSAIRNAAAIVDTGRYLQENARNAEEAEALGRIVFILEARRDWMAEAESDLEQRLHDTAGTLREAIAALDDITFDKSHRKNARMLAKSWRRTASRARKALDACHEDAAAEDFHELRKRTYDYRLYHALLRDLWPSAMKAKRDCAKDLVERLGHINDLSVLSGLVEAEPQLFTRNDDLAHLLDSIIFRQQEARREALLCAETLYGDEPDDEAQRLELLWISIRN, from the coding sequence ATGGGCTATCGCATACGGCCTGAGGCCGACTTTACGGACGAGTTCCAAAGCGCGGCCGTAGAACAGCTCACGCGTGCCATCACCGTTCTGGAGAAACGGCCGGAAGGCACCCATGAGGCGATCCACTCTTTTCGCAAGAATATGAAGCGGCTGCGTTCGCTCTATCGCCTCGTGTCCCACCAAGCGCCGGATTTCCAGAAGCGGGAGAATGCGCGACTGAGAGACACAGCAAGGTCGCTCTCGGCCATCCGCAATGCCGCAGCAATCGTCGACACTGGTCGTTACCTGCAGGAGAATGCTCGCAACGCGGAAGAGGCAGAGGCGCTCGGTCGCATCGTGTTCATTCTGGAAGCGCGTCGCGACTGGATGGCGGAAGCCGAAAGCGACCTCGAGCAGCGGCTGCATGATACCGCCGGCACGCTGCGGGAGGCGATCGCAGCACTCGACGATATCACCTTCGACAAGAGCCACCGCAAGAATGCCCGCATGTTGGCAAAGAGCTGGCGCCGGACGGCATCGCGTGCACGGAAGGCGCTGGATGCCTGCCACGAGGATGCAGCGGCTGAAGATTTTCACGAATTGCGCAAGCGCACCTATGACTACCGGCTCTATCACGCGCTTCTGCGCGATCTCTGGCCGAGCGCGATGAAGGCCAAGCGCGACTGCGCCAAGGACCTCGTCGAACGCCTCGGGCATATCAACGATCTCTCTGTGCTTTCAGGTCTCGTGGAGGCAGAACCGCAGCTCTTCACCCGCAACGACGATCTCGCCCATCTGCTGGATTCCATCATCTTCCGCCAGCAGGAGGCTCGGCGCGAGGCGCTGCTCTGCGCCGAAACGCTCTACGGCGATGAGCCGGATGATGAAGCGCAACGTCTCGAGCTGCTCTGGATCTCGATCCGCAATTGA
- a CDS encoding GH1 family beta-glucosidase, translating to MIDPKKLADRFPGDFTFGVATAAFQIEGGSKADGRKPSIWDAFCNMPGRVYNRDNGDVACDHYNRLEQDLDLIKDMGVDAYRFSIAWPRIIPDGTGPVNEAGLDFYDRLVDGCKARGIKTFATLYHWDLPLLLAGDGGWTARSTAYAYQRYAKTVMSRLGDRLDSVATFNEPWCIVWLSHLYGIHAPGERNVQAALHAMHYMNLAHGLGVEAIRSEAPGVPVGLVLNASSIIPGSNSAADLAAGERAHQFHNGAFFDPVFKGEYPKEFVEALGDRMPVIEDGDLRIINQKLDWWGLNYYKPERVVDDASRRGDFPWTVEAPPASDVKTDIGWEVYSPGLKLVVEDLYRRYDLPECYITENGACDNTGVVNGEVDDVMRLDYVSDHLNVVADLIKDGYPMRGYFAWSLMDNFEWAEGYRMRFGLVHVDYKTQVRTVKKSGKWYRELASQFPKGNHKAV from the coding sequence ATGATCGATCCGAAAAAGCTTGCCGACCGCTTCCCCGGTGATTTCACCTTCGGTGTTGCCACCGCTGCCTTTCAGATCGAAGGCGGCAGCAAGGCCGATGGCCGCAAGCCGTCCATCTGGGACGCCTTCTGCAACATGCCCGGCCGCGTCTATAATCGCGATAACGGTGATGTCGCCTGCGACCACTATAACCGGCTGGAGCAGGACCTCGATCTCATCAAGGATATGGGTGTCGACGCCTATCGCTTCTCGATCGCCTGGCCGCGCATCATCCCTGATGGCACAGGCCCGGTGAACGAAGCCGGCCTCGATTTCTACGATCGTCTCGTCGATGGCTGCAAGGCACGCGGCATCAAGACTTTCGCGACGCTCTACCACTGGGATCTGCCGCTGCTGCTCGCCGGTGACGGCGGCTGGACGGCGCGTTCGACCGCTTATGCCTATCAGCGCTATGCAAAGACTGTCATGAGCCGCCTTGGCGACCGCCTCGACAGCGTAGCGACCTTCAACGAGCCGTGGTGCATCGTCTGGCTCAGCCACCTCTACGGCATTCATGCGCCAGGCGAGCGCAATGTGCAGGCGGCCCTTCACGCCATGCATTACATGAACCTGGCGCACGGCCTCGGCGTCGAGGCGATCCGTTCGGAGGCGCCTGGCGTGCCGGTCGGCCTGGTGCTTAACGCCTCCTCGATCATTCCGGGGTCTAACAGTGCTGCCGATCTTGCTGCCGGTGAGCGTGCCCATCAGTTCCACAACGGCGCCTTCTTCGATCCGGTCTTCAAGGGCGAATATCCAAAGGAATTCGTCGAAGCGCTCGGCGACCGCATGCCCGTCATCGAAGATGGCGATCTCAGGATCATCAACCAGAAGCTCGATTGGTGGGGTCTCAACTACTACAAGCCCGAGCGCGTTGTCGACGATGCCAGCCGCAGGGGCGATTTCCCCTGGACGGTGGAAGCGCCTCCGGCAAGCGACGTGAAGACGGATATCGGTTGGGAAGTCTATTCGCCGGGCTTGAAGCTGGTCGTCGAGGACCTCTATCGCCGTTACGATTTGCCGGAGTGCTACATCACCGAGAACGGCGCCTGCGACAATACCGGCGTCGTCAACGGCGAGGTCGACGATGTGATGCGCCTCGACTATGTCAGCGACCATCTCAATGTCGTCGCCGATCTGATCAAGGACGGTTATCCCATGCGCGGCTACTTCGCCTGGAGCCTGATGGACAATTTCGAATGGGCAGAAGGTTATCGCATGCGCTTCGGCCTCGTTCACGTCGATTACAAGACGCAGGTTCGTACGGTCAAGAAGAGCGGCAAGTGGTATCGCGAATTAGCGAGCCAATTCCCGAAGGGCAACCACAAGGCCGTGTGA
- a CDS encoding Gfo/Idh/MocA family protein — protein MAIEASSEQTREPRIRLGMVGGGAGAFIGAVHRIAARIDDQYDLIAGALSSTPEKAVQSGRDLGLDPSRTYSSYREMAIREAKLKNGIEAVSIVTPNHVHYDAAKEFLRRGIHVICDKPLTSNLADAKKLKKVADESGALFILTHNYTGYPMVRQAREMIANGELGDIRIVQAEYPQDWLTEAIEQSGQKQAAWRTDPAQSGVGGSTGDIGTHAYNLASFITGLELDSLAADLDSFVPGRRLDDNAHVMLRFKAKGSEKPAKGMLWCSQVAPGHENGLKVRVYGTKGGFEWVQADPNYLWYTPFGESKRLITRNGAGSGAAAARVSRVPSGHPEGYLEAFATIYTEAAHAINAHKKGKAVDKAVVYPTVDDGVKGVAFVEACVASSKRNGAWVKV, from the coding sequence ATGGCAATCGAAGCATCATCCGAACAGACCCGCGAGCCGCGCATCCGGCTCGGCATGGTTGGCGGCGGCGCAGGGGCCTTCATCGGCGCCGTTCACCGCATCGCCGCACGTATCGACGATCAGTATGATCTGATCGCCGGCGCGCTGTCGTCGACACCGGAAAAGGCTGTTCAGTCCGGTCGCGATCTCGGTCTCGATCCGTCGCGCACCTATTCCAGCTACCGGGAAATGGCGATCCGCGAAGCCAAGCTGAAGAACGGCATCGAAGCCGTCTCCATCGTGACGCCGAACCACGTGCATTATGACGCTGCCAAGGAATTCCTGCGCCGCGGCATCCATGTCATCTGCGACAAGCCGCTGACTTCAAACCTTGCCGACGCCAAGAAGCTGAAGAAAGTTGCCGACGAAAGCGGCGCGCTGTTCATCCTGACGCATAACTATACTGGCTACCCGATGGTGCGTCAGGCCCGAGAGATGATTGCCAATGGCGAACTCGGCGATATCCGTATCGTCCAGGCCGAGTATCCGCAGGACTGGCTGACGGAAGCAATCGAGCAGTCCGGCCAGAAGCAGGCTGCATGGCGCACCGACCCGGCACAGTCCGGCGTCGGCGGCTCCACCGGCGATATCGGTACACATGCCTATAACCTGGCCTCGTTCATCACTGGCCTCGAGCTCGACAGCCTTGCTGCAGACCTCGACAGTTTCGTGCCGGGCCGTCGTCTCGATGACAACGCCCATGTGATGCTGCGCTTCAAGGCCAAGGGTTCGGAAAAGCCGGCCAAGGGCATGCTCTGGTGCAGCCAGGTGGCGCCGGGTCATGAGAACGGCCTCAAGGTGCGCGTTTACGGCACCAAGGGTGGTTTCGAATGGGTTCAGGCGGATCCGAACTATCTCTGGTATACGCCGTTCGGCGAATCCAAGCGACTGATTACCCGTAACGGTGCTGGTTCCGGCGCTGCCGCTGCCCGCGTTTCCCGCGTTCCCTCGGGTCACCCGGAAGGGTATCTCGAAGCCTTCGCGACGATCTATACGGAAGCCGCGCATGCCATCAACGCCCACAAGAAGGGCAAGGCCGTCGACAAGGCCGTGGTCTACCCGACAGTCGATGACGGCGTGAAGGGTGTCGCTTTCGTCGAGGCCTGCGTCGCCTCCTCGAAGCGCAACGGCGCCTGGGTCAAGGTCTGA